A region of Domibacillus sp. DTU_2020_1001157_1_SI_ALB_TIR_016 DNA encodes the following proteins:
- a CDS encoding GntR family transcriptional regulator: protein MIKYQQIAAEIEKYMEENVLQQGDKLPVLEALMAHFDVSKSTITKALELLEKKGAVFQVRGSGIFVRRQKRKGYRGLLSNQGFKKDLEGVCLTSKVIELEVMKPTKEAAHNLNIGLDDDVYYVKRVRYMNGQTLCLEESYYNKSIVTYLNKEIVSESIFDYIQKGLGVKIGFSDVYCRTGKLEQEEAKHLCLESEVPAFYVETIFHLTNGQPFNFSKATYNYEQSQFFVQTNSPFF, encoded by the coding sequence ATGATCAAGTATCAGCAAATCGCAGCGGAAATTGAAAAGTATATGGAAGAAAATGTCCTTCAGCAAGGCGATAAACTGCCTGTATTAGAAGCTTTAATGGCTCATTTTGATGTGAGTAAAAGTACGATCACGAAAGCGTTAGAGCTACTGGAGAAAAAAGGCGCCGTATTTCAAGTGAGAGGCAGCGGCATTTTTGTTAGAAGGCAGAAAAGAAAAGGATACAGGGGCCTTCTTTCTAATCAAGGGTTTAAAAAGGATCTTGAAGGTGTTTGTCTAACCTCAAAGGTAATCGAGCTAGAAGTGATGAAGCCGACAAAAGAAGCAGCCCATAATTTAAATATTGGACTTGATGACGATGTCTATTATGTAAAAAGGGTTCGGTATATGAACGGTCAAACCTTGTGCCTTGAAGAATCTTATTATAATAAATCCATTGTGACCTATTTAAATAAAGAAATCGTTTCTGAATCGATTTTTGATTATATCCAGAAAGGGTTAGGGGTAAAGATCGGCTTTTCGGATGTGTATTGTCGCACAGGAAAGCTGGAACAAGAAGAGGCAAAGCATTTATGCCTGGAAAGTGAAGTACCTGCCTTTTATGTCGAAACCATTTTTCATTTAACGAATGGACAGCCGTTTAACTTTTCAAAAGCCACCTATAATTATGAACAATCCCAGTTCTTTGTCCAAACGAATAGCCCCTTTTTCTAA
- a CDS encoding aspartate aminotransferase family protein has translation MNASVGTYSGNEALLSMQEKRESNARSYPRRLPLAIKRAEGVYLTDMDGKQYIDCLAGAGTLALGHNHTVVREAIKDFMESYVPLHTLDLTTPVKEAFIDEVFASLPPSFAEKAKIHFCGPTGADAVEAALKLVKTATGNRAILSFQGGYHGSTHGTLSITGTTAPKKNIHALVPDTHFLPYPYEYRCPFGVGKDGHRIGAQYIENVLDDPEGGIVKPAGIVVEVVQGEGGSIPAPVEWLKELRRITKERDIPLIIDEVQTGIGRTGKMFAFEHAGIEPDVLVLSKAIGGSLPLSVVVYDRRLDQWEPGTHIGTFRGNQMAMAAGRATLRFVKDHQLPEHAQEMGAYLTAQLKSMQKQVGSIGDVRGRGLMVGVEIINPAEQPNQIGSYPAYSELAKKIQQECLNRGLILEVGGRFGTVIRWLPPLIISKEQIDDVLQRFYEAITSAEAQFGLR, from the coding sequence ATGAATGCATCTGTTGGAACTTATTCAGGAAATGAAGCATTGTTATCAATGCAGGAAAAAAGGGAATCAAACGCAAGATCTTATCCACGAAGATTACCTCTTGCCATTAAACGGGCAGAAGGCGTTTATCTAACAGACATGGACGGAAAACAGTATATCGATTGTTTGGCAGGAGCGGGAACACTGGCGTTAGGCCACAATCACACCGTCGTTCGGGAAGCCATTAAAGATTTTATGGAGTCTTATGTGCCCTTGCATACGCTTGATTTGACGACGCCAGTAAAAGAAGCATTTATTGATGAAGTATTCGCTTCTTTACCTCCTTCATTTGCTGAAAAAGCAAAAATTCATTTTTGTGGTCCAACGGGTGCTGATGCAGTAGAGGCAGCCTTGAAGCTGGTAAAAACGGCAACCGGTAATAGAGCCATTCTTTCTTTTCAAGGAGGCTATCACGGTTCCACGCACGGTACACTCAGCATCACCGGGACAACAGCTCCTAAAAAGAATATTCACGCACTTGTACCGGATACCCATTTTCTTCCGTATCCATATGAATACCGGTGCCCTTTCGGTGTCGGGAAAGATGGACACCGCATTGGCGCCCAATATATTGAGAATGTACTTGATGATCCAGAAGGTGGAATTGTTAAGCCCGCCGGTATCGTTGTAGAAGTCGTACAGGGCGAAGGAGGATCGATTCCTGCTCCTGTCGAGTGGTTAAAAGAGCTTCGCCGCATTACAAAAGAACGTGATATTCCGCTGATCATTGATGAAGTACAAACAGGTATCGGACGAACAGGAAAAATGTTTGCGTTCGAGCATGCCGGCATTGAACCGGATGTTCTTGTGCTGTCAAAAGCAATAGGGGGAAGTCTTCCGCTATCTGTTGTTGTGTATGATCGCCGTCTTGATCAATGGGAGCCGGGAACGCATATTGGAACATTTAGAGGAAACCAGATGGCCATGGCAGCCGGCCGTGCCACTTTACGCTTTGTGAAGGATCACCAGCTTCCGGAACACGCACAAGAAATGGGGGCTTACTTAACGGCCCAATTAAAGTCTATGCAAAAGCAAGTAGGCTCCATCGGGGATGTAAGAGGCAGAGGACTTATGGTTGGTGTTGAAATTATTAATCCAGCGGAACAGCCAAACCAAATAGGAAGTTATCCGGCATACTCTGAACTTGCCAAAAAAATTCAACAAGAATGCTTGAATCGAGGCTTAATTTTAGAGGTTGGAGGGCGTTTTGGCACGGTTATTCGCTGGCTGCCGCCGCTGATTATTTCAAAAGAGCAAATCGATGACGTATTACAGCGCTTCTATGAGGCAATCACAAGCGCTGAAGCTCAATTTGGTCTGCGATAG
- a CDS encoding aspartate aminotransferase family protein: protein MEKSFGEWFLHPSDKSENMYHTLMDKAVGLIADQTVRTNQPFSGASRQEIQSAVREMLTIPAAGQKTDKVMEEIQNVIVKNSLWVSHPSAMAHLHCPPLIPSLAAEVIINALNQSMDSWDQSPAATYVETEFIQFFTKHIGYSDEADGVFTTGGTQSNYMGLLLARNKACQTHFSVNVQEEGLPAEAGRLRILCSEHAHFTVQKSAAQLGLGTNAVIKVATNDQKQLCVEDAKEKIGHLRQQGLLPFMIVATAGTTDFGSLDCIGDIAKLAAEEQLWFHVDAAYGGALLFSHQYRSSVRDLYLADSITIDFHKLYYQSISCGAFFVKHKQDFQQIAFHADYLNPEEDHEDGVINLVEKSVQTTKRFDALKLLMTFKLMGTDLFGEMVDYTISLAKETAKLLKNEPCFEVLNEPELNAVLFRYVPLHQCEDERYVNEINLELQRDFYQSGELIMAKTKQAGKVYLKFTMLNPLNTISHMKTHIERIKQAGEKIEKEQGEIRYEYSVRD, encoded by the coding sequence GTGGAAAAGAGTTTTGGAGAATGGTTTCTTCATCCAAGCGATAAAAGCGAGAATATGTACCATACACTGATGGATAAAGCTGTCGGATTAATTGCTGATCAAACAGTAAGAACAAATCAACCTTTTTCGGGTGCCTCTCGTCAAGAGATTCAATCAGCCGTGAGGGAAATGCTCACGATCCCGGCAGCAGGACAGAAAACGGATAAGGTGATGGAAGAGATTCAAAATGTCATTGTGAAAAATTCTTTATGGGTTTCTCACCCTTCTGCCATGGCGCATCTTCATTGCCCGCCTTTAATTCCGTCTCTCGCCGCAGAAGTGATCATCAATGCACTGAATCAATCGATGGATTCGTGGGATCAGAGCCCTGCTGCTACTTATGTTGAAACAGAGTTCATTCAGTTCTTTACGAAGCATATCGGTTACTCAGACGAGGCGGACGGTGTCTTTACAACAGGCGGAACACAATCTAATTATATGGGATTACTGCTTGCTCGAAACAAAGCATGCCAGACACATTTCTCGGTTAATGTTCAAGAGGAAGGGCTTCCGGCTGAGGCGGGAAGGCTGCGGATTCTTTGTTCAGAGCACGCCCATTTTACAGTGCAAAAATCGGCGGCTCAGCTAGGGCTGGGAACGAATGCTGTGATCAAAGTAGCGACAAATGATCAAAAGCAGCTTTGTGTAGAGGATGCCAAAGAAAAAATTGGGCACCTCAGACAACAAGGACTTCTTCCCTTTATGATTGTGGCAACCGCGGGAACAACGGATTTCGGGAGCTTAGATTGTATAGGAGATATAGCTAAGCTGGCAGCCGAGGAGCAATTGTGGTTTCATGTCGATGCCGCCTACGGAGGGGCCCTGCTGTTTTCCCATCAATACAGGAGTTCTGTTCGCGATCTATACTTAGCAGATTCAATCACAATTGATTTTCACAAGCTTTATTACCAATCGATCAGCTGCGGTGCTTTTTTCGTCAAACATAAGCAGGACTTTCAGCAAATCGCCTTCCATGCCGATTACCTAAATCCTGAAGAAGATCACGAAGACGGCGTGATCAATTTAGTGGAAAAAAGCGTACAAACGACAAAACGGTTTGATGCTTTGAAGCTATTGATGACTTTTAAATTGATGGGAACGGACTTATTTGGGGAGATGGTGGATTATACGATCAGTCTGGCGAAGGAAACGGCCAAGCTCTTAAAAAACGAACCTTGTTTTGAGGTGCTGAATGAGCCGGAACTTAACGCCGTCTTGTTTCGCTACGTGCCATTACACCAGTGCGAGGACGAGCGGTATGTTAATGAAATAAATCTTGAGCTTCAGCGCGATTTTTATCAAAGCGGAGAACTCATTATGGCTAAAACAAAGCAAGCTGGAAAAGTGTACTTAAAATTCACCATGCTGAATCCTCTCAATACGATAAGCCATATGAAAACACATATAGAGCGAATAAAGCAAGCTGGAGAAAAAATAGAGAAAGAGCAGGGAGAGATCCGCTATGAATATTCCGTTCGTGACTAA
- a CDS encoding IucA/IucC family siderophore biosynthesis protein encodes MNIPFVTNHLTVQNLINCYVRETGEGEWKSADEVAVPLEDERIKQVLVISFSRQSVTLYIPARYKSATERHLFSPIMYYQVKNGEMKQLDYMTLIVFIQQELSLLSDKPVETDEFMLRTILSYQNMKRIIGDRSSDLEECYQTEKTFLQSEQSLLIGHQVHPTPKSRQGIDEEEEHIFAPERKGAFQLHYFRAVHEIVDEDSMLAQNASMLIKEELRKDPFVTKSFQDRYCQEDDFSLIPVHPLQARKLLGREDVCDLIQSGKLAYLGPQGRKFYPTSSVRTVYHPEASFMYKFSIPVKITNSLRVNKRKELDRGVEVSRLLHSGISEKLKEHHPSFRIIEDPAYITLKLATEETGFEVVIRENPFQTGNDSRVTLLAALCQDHITGEGSHLTNVISAIAKREGISTAEASEQWFARYLKVGLRPLYWLYAAYGIALEAHQQNSIIQLDEQGYPAVFYYRDNQGYYFMESKAKALKQLVPALNEKSDTVCADSIAEERFRYYVFFNHMFGLINAFGVNRLIDEQRLLFMMKEELAGFKKQLGDHTALLDSLLFEKKLPCKANLLTRVLDMDELVGSLETQSVYVHVTNPLFAAAGELHEV; translated from the coding sequence ATGAATATTCCGTTCGTGACTAATCATCTTACCGTACAGAATTTAATCAATTGTTATGTAAGAGAAACAGGGGAAGGAGAATGGAAGTCCGCTGATGAAGTCGCTGTTCCACTAGAAGACGAAAGAATCAAACAAGTATTGGTTATTTCATTTAGCCGGCAATCCGTTACCTTGTATATTCCAGCCCGGTATAAATCGGCAACAGAACGCCATCTGTTTTCGCCAATTATGTATTATCAAGTGAAAAACGGTGAAATGAAACAGCTTGACTACATGACACTAATCGTATTTATCCAACAAGAGCTGTCGCTCCTATCTGACAAGCCTGTAGAAACCGATGAGTTTATGCTCCGGACTATTTTAAGCTATCAAAACATGAAAAGAATTATTGGGGATAGAAGCAGTGATCTGGAAGAATGCTATCAAACGGAAAAAACGTTTCTTCAATCCGAGCAATCTTTGTTAATTGGGCACCAAGTACACCCGACCCCGAAAAGCCGTCAAGGAATCGATGAGGAGGAAGAGCATATTTTCGCTCCGGAGAGAAAAGGGGCTTTCCAGCTTCATTATTTCCGGGCTGTACATGAGATTGTAGATGAAGATTCTATGCTGGCTCAAAACGCTTCTATGCTTATAAAAGAAGAACTAAGGAAAGATCCATTCGTTACAAAATCTTTTCAAGACCGGTATTGCCAGGAAGATGATTTTTCACTGATCCCTGTTCATCCGCTGCAAGCACGAAAGCTGTTAGGGCGGGAGGATGTGTGTGATCTCATTCAATCAGGCAAACTCGCTTATCTTGGTCCGCAGGGAAGAAAGTTTTATCCAACTTCTTCTGTTCGGACGGTGTACCATCCGGAAGCAAGCTTTATGTACAAGTTTTCAATTCCTGTGAAAATTACCAATTCACTGCGTGTAAACAAACGAAAAGAGCTCGACCGGGGAGTAGAAGTAAGCCGCTTGCTTCACAGCGGGATTTCCGAAAAGTTAAAAGAACACCATCCTTCATTTCGCATTATCGAGGACCCTGCTTATATTACGTTAAAGCTGGCCACAGAAGAAACGGGATTTGAAGTGGTGATCCGTGAAAATCCATTTCAAACGGGGAATGATTCACGGGTGACATTGCTTGCGGCTCTTTGCCAGGATCACATTACAGGAGAGGGTTCTCATTTAACCAATGTTATTTCCGCTATTGCAAAACGGGAAGGGATTTCTACTGCAGAAGCAAGTGAACAGTGGTTTGCCCGCTATTTAAAAGTAGGTTTGCGTCCACTGTACTGGTTATATGCTGCATATGGAATCGCACTTGAAGCCCACCAGCAAAATTCGATTATACAGCTTGACGAACAGGGCTATCCAGCTGTCTTTTATTATCGTGACAATCAAGGATACTACTTTATGGAATCAAAGGCAAAAGCTTTAAAACAGCTTGTCCCGGCCTTAAATGAAAAAAGTGACACGGTATGTGCTGACTCGATTGCAGAGGAGCGATTCCGGTATTATGTCTTTTTCAATCACATGTTTGGTTTAATCAATGCCTTTGGAGTTAATCGTCTGATCGACGAACAGCGATTGCTGTTCATGATGAAAGAGGAGCTGGCAGGCTTTAAGAAGCAGTTAGGTGATCATACGGCCTTATTAGATTCTTTGCTGTTTGAAAAAAAGCTGCCATGCAAAGCAAATCTGCTGACAAGGGTGCTTGATATGGATGAGCTTGTCGGATCTCTTGAAACTCAATCGGTATATGTTCATGTCACGAATCCGCTGTTTGCAGCAGCAGGTGAACTGCATGAAGTCTAA
- a CDS encoding GNAT family N-acetyltransferase translates to MKSNISIQQTYPFERYEPLIQKAISFRHVSMEEDVERLHSWMHEKHVIPFWNLNISLENYTAHLQRFLQDDHQTLLIGEIGGVPMSYWESYWVKDDIIGTRYPFGEYDQGIHLLIGPKEFLGKGFIYPLLLTILYKKFQVVETNQIIAEPDIRNEKMIHVFKKCGFQPVKEVELPDKTGLLMICERKGFERRWTDWQTNKF, encoded by the coding sequence ATGAAGTCTAACATCAGCATTCAACAAACGTATCCGTTTGAACGATATGAGCCTCTGATCCAAAAGGCCATTTCATTTCGTCATGTGAGTATGGAAGAAGATGTAGAACGGCTTCATTCATGGATGCATGAAAAGCACGTTATTCCTTTTTGGAATTTAAATATTTCATTGGAAAACTACACAGCCCATTTACAAAGATTTTTGCAGGATGACCATCAAACACTCTTGATTGGTGAAATCGGTGGTGTTCCCATGAGTTATTGGGAGTCGTACTGGGTGAAGGATGACATTATTGGAACCCGCTATCCGTTTGGCGAATATGACCAGGGCATTCATTTGCTGATTGGACCAAAAGAGTTTTTAGGGAAAGGGTTCATCTACCCGCTGCTGCTGACCATTTTATATAAGAAATTTCAAGTAGTCGAAACAAACCAAATTATAGCAGAGCCTGATATACGAAATGAAAAAATGATTCATGTGTTTAAAAAGTGTGGTTTTCAGCCTGTCAAGGAGGTTGAGCTGCCTGATAAAACAGGTTTATTGATGATATGTGAACGGAAAGGGTTTGAAAGAAGGTGGACAGATTGGCAAACGAACAAATTTTAG
- a CDS encoding lysine N(6)-hydroxylase/L-ornithine N(5)-oxygenase family protein, which produces MANEQILDVIGVGIGPFNLGLAALLEKTECRSLFFDQKSRFEWHPGMLLEGTTLQVPFMADVVTMADPTSSFSFLNYLHEQKRLYQFYFLEKFQIPRTEYNHYCQWVAERLPQLQFECKVENIEQTEEGYFRVTVFSGIEKQKQTYYAKHVVIGVGTRPYVPEKFQPALGDRIFHSSAYRRKRENVLRTKAVTVIGSGQSAAEIFYDLLSRQPDHDYQLSWFTRSKGFYPMEYSKLGLEHFSPDYTRYFYHLPKEKKQSALNNQALLYKGISFNTIGDIYDLLYERTVGNGELPVHLQALTELSSIEERDNRYCLSLYQHEQEEHKQMESDAVILATGYHPYIPDCLKGIKHLVETDEIGQLVIEEDYKLKLNKESHNHVFIQNGELHTHGVGAPDLGLGACRNVTIINQLVGKEVYQTYDKNVFQQFGL; this is translated from the coding sequence TTGGCAAACGAACAAATTTTAGATGTTATTGGAGTGGGGATTGGCCCATTTAATCTCGGATTAGCCGCATTGCTTGAAAAAACGGAATGCCGTTCCTTGTTTTTTGATCAAAAATCCCGATTTGAGTGGCATCCGGGGATGCTGCTGGAAGGAACCACGCTGCAAGTGCCTTTTATGGCGGATGTCGTGACGATGGCAGATCCGACAAGCTCTTTTAGCTTTTTGAATTATTTGCATGAACAAAAGCGGCTGTATCAGTTTTACTTTCTTGAAAAATTTCAAATTCCGCGTACGGAATATAATCATTATTGTCAATGGGTAGCCGAGCGGCTTCCTCAGCTTCAGTTTGAATGCAAAGTGGAAAATATTGAGCAAACAGAGGAAGGGTATTTTCGCGTTACCGTTTTTTCCGGTATCGAAAAGCAGAAACAAACGTATTACGCCAAACATGTGGTAATAGGAGTGGGGACGAGGCCATATGTGCCCGAGAAATTCCAGCCAGCTCTTGGTGATCGCATTTTTCATTCTTCAGCGTATAGAAGAAAGCGGGAAAATGTCCTGAGAACAAAAGCGGTCACGGTTATTGGTTCCGGACAGAGTGCCGCTGAAATTTTCTATGACTTATTGTCCAGACAGCCGGATCATGATTATCAGCTGTCGTGGTTTACAAGATCCAAAGGATTTTATCCGATGGAGTATTCCAAGCTGGGGCTTGAGCATTTCTCGCCTGATTATACCCGTTATTTTTATCACTTGCCGAAAGAAAAGAAACAAAGTGCTTTAAACAATCAAGCACTGTTGTACAAAGGCATCAGCTTTAATACGATCGGCGATATTTATGATTTATTGTATGAGCGGACAGTCGGAAATGGAGAACTGCCCGTTCATCTGCAAGCGTTGACTGAACTGTCATCCATTGAAGAAAGGGACAATCGATACTGCTTATCATTATATCAGCATGAACAAGAAGAACATAAGCAGATGGAAAGTGATGCCGTTATTCTGGCGACCGGCTATCATCCTTATATCCCAGATTGCTTAAAAGGGATAAAGCATCTGGTGGAAACGGACGAAATCGGCCAGCTTGTTATTGAAGAAGACTATAAATTGAAATTAAACAAGGAAAGCCATAATCATGTATTTATTCAAAATGGTGAGCTTCATACACATGGTGTAGGGGCACCTGATTTAGGGCTGGGAGCATGCCGGAACGTGACGATTATTAACCAGCTCGTCGGAAAAGAAGTCTATCAAACCTATGACAAAAACGTATTCCAGCAGTTTGGCCTATAG
- a CDS encoding MFS transporter has product MTKGEKGFVYSCLLVTFISEMLLSPFYPQLFSSYFGVDGVQATSLFIICCRLVVVIMTPLWAMAAKRWGLKKLIAIALIVMGGCKILLPMSHTFPQFLTVSLVLLFFQSSIYLLYPAMVASSKNDHEKVRATTAYLFMFHGSVIVSGIAGSFVVTQLFPLNSYYLFAIIDIIFAGVSWFILSNNGAVTNQETLQKKENVPKGMRWQGEFLVYLLIVFLFYIGHQTIRPYFTVFLDSRYTISEQGLSLLYVMPSLVAVVLQFLLPKQYLQSHIKVTLISLMGITAGLLFIQAFVGHIWLFVLIRVIYGMCFFVSLAAMDILFFKMRIGKKSPLSYSLVASVQNAALLFSPMAALMMVEQNGTEGPFLLSGFLLIGSALCTAFLLIMMHKSSYQIKMGVGPHENV; this is encoded by the coding sequence ATGACAAAGGGAGAAAAAGGGTTTGTTTATAGTTGTTTGCTTGTGACATTCATTTCAGAAATGCTGTTATCACCCTTTTATCCGCAGTTATTTTCCAGCTATTTCGGAGTAGACGGGGTGCAGGCAACAAGCTTATTTATTATTTGCTGCCGCCTTGTCGTCGTGATCATGACACCCCTTTGGGCGATGGCTGCTAAAAGGTGGGGACTTAAGAAGCTGATTGCGATCGCGTTGATAGTAATGGGAGGATGCAAAATACTGCTGCCCATGAGCCATACCTTTCCACAGTTTTTAACAGTGTCACTCGTTTTACTCTTTTTTCAAAGCAGCATTTATTTGCTGTATCCAGCCATGGTCGCTTCAAGCAAGAATGATCATGAAAAAGTAAGGGCAACGACGGCTTATTTATTCATGTTTCACGGAAGTGTCATCGTATCAGGCATTGCAGGGAGCTTCGTCGTCACCCAGTTGTTTCCGTTAAACAGCTATTATCTATTTGCCATCATCGATATCATTTTTGCAGGTGTAAGCTGGTTTATTCTCTCAAACAATGGCGCTGTTACAAACCAGGAGACTTTGCAGAAGAAAGAAAATGTACCAAAAGGGATGAGATGGCAAGGGGAGTTTCTGGTTTATTTACTAATTGTGTTTCTCTTTTATATCGGACATCAGACGATTCGTCCTTATTTTACGGTCTTTCTTGACAGTCGCTATACAATCTCAGAACAAGGGTTGAGCTTGTTGTATGTGATGCCGAGTCTTGTCGCGGTTGTGCTGCAGTTTTTACTGCCAAAACAGTATCTTCAATCACATATTAAGGTAACCTTAATCAGCTTAATGGGAATAACAGCAGGGTTACTCTTTATTCAAGCGTTCGTCGGACATATTTGGCTGTTTGTTTTAATTAGAGTGATATATGGTATGTGCTTTTTTGTTAGTCTGGCGGCAATGGATATTCTCTTTTTCAAAATGAGAATTGGAAAAAAATCGCCGCTTTCATATAGCCTCGTGGCATCCGTACAAAACGCAGCTCTGTTGTTTTCGCCAATGGCTGCTTTGATGATGGTCGAACAAAATGGAACCGAAGGGCCATTCCTTTTAAGTGGTTTTCTTTTAATTGGATCGGCATTATGTACAGCCTTTCTTTTAATCATGATGCATAAATCATCATATCAAATAAAAATGGGAGTTGGACCTCATGAAAATGTGTGA
- a CDS encoding IucA/IucC family siderophore biosynthesis protein codes for MKMCETPLQMLTEENWENADQQLLAKMLQEFMYEEIITPKLISETENVQSYEWIDKKGTVYQFQAKPRLFNSFYVLPESIEILTGETKDIPLSLALLLSIQQEGNMTGSTAGHLIKEYLHTLLADTHLKERSKSSDELTQLDYAELEGEMKGHPWITYNKGRIGFGYDDYVQYAPEQKKKVQLSWIAVHKNLGTFHSVKGLDYEHVMEQELDEEARQRFLEKLRDKEVQEKDYYFMPIHAWQWNNVIVSMFAAEIASKELIPLGEGEDEYLPQQSIRTFANVTKKNKYHVKLPMSILNTLVYRGLPSERTVIASEVTTFMKNILDNDLFLKEECRLGLLGEVATMNVNHRTFSKLAGAPYQYLEMLGVVWRESVYQELRDDEQAITLAALLHVDHEGTPFVSTLIEKSGLTVEQWVNQLAKAILPPLLHYLYQYGTVFSPHGQNTVLVLKNYKPERTIMKDFVDDVNISDQPFPELSVLSPELKKVLRSEPPEGLTQFIFTGLFICHFRYLSNILQESEQFSEHRFWGIVREEILSYQRSFPHLKERFKLFDLLRPTFTKLALNRNRMFDYGYEDGDDRPHASEFGKVSNALYEVASETIM; via the coding sequence ATGAAAATGTGTGAAACGCCTCTACAGATGTTAACAGAGGAAAATTGGGAAAATGCAGATCAGCAGCTTTTAGCTAAAATGCTTCAGGAATTTATGTATGAAGAAATTATCACGCCAAAGTTGATCAGCGAAACGGAGAACGTTCAATCTTACGAATGGATCGATAAAAAAGGAACCGTGTACCAATTTCAAGCAAAGCCTCGTTTGTTTAATAGCTTCTATGTTTTGCCTGAAAGCATTGAAATCCTCACAGGCGAGACAAAAGATATACCATTGTCCCTTGCTCTTTTGTTAAGCATTCAACAAGAGGGAAATATGACAGGCTCTACAGCGGGTCATTTAATCAAAGAGTATTTGCATACACTACTGGCGGACACTCATTTAAAAGAAAGATCCAAATCATCCGATGAGCTGACCCAATTGGATTATGCCGAGCTGGAAGGGGAGATGAAGGGACATCCATGGATTACATATAACAAAGGGCGGATTGGTTTCGGGTATGATGACTATGTACAGTACGCACCTGAACAAAAGAAAAAAGTACAGCTTTCATGGATTGCGGTCCATAAAAACCTCGGGACGTTTCATTCGGTGAAAGGATTGGATTATGAGCACGTAATGGAGCAAGAGCTTGATGAAGAGGCTCGTCAGCGTTTTTTAGAGAAATTAAGAGACAAAGAAGTACAAGAAAAGGATTATTATTTTATGCCCATACACGCATGGCAGTGGAACAATGTGATTGTATCCATGTTCGCTGCTGAAATTGCCAGCAAAGAGTTGATACCACTGGGAGAAGGGGAAGACGAGTATCTTCCTCAGCAGTCTATCCGTACATTTGCGAATGTAACGAAGAAGAACAAGTATCATGTGAAGCTGCCAATGAGTATTTTAAATACACTCGTATACCGGGGATTGCCAAGCGAGAGAACGGTGATTGCTTCTGAAGTTACGACATTTATGAAAAACATATTGGACAATGATCTGTTTTTAAAAGAAGAATGCCGCCTTGGTCTATTGGGAGAGGTGGCGACTATGAACGTCAACCATCGGACTTTTTCGAAACTGGCGGGAGCTCCTTATCAATATCTTGAAATGCTTGGCGTGGTTTGGAGAGAGAGCGTTTATCAGGAGTTGCGAGATGATGAACAGGCGATTACACTGGCGGCGTTGCTGCATGTGGACCATGAAGGAACACCATTTGTATCCACGTTAATTGAAAAATCAGGTCTCACAGTGGAACAATGGGTGAATCAGCTTGCAAAAGCGATTTTACCTCCATTGCTTCATTACTTATATCAATACGGCACCGTCTTTTCACCGCACGGACAAAACACGGTGCTTGTCTTGAAAAACTATAAGCCGGAGCGGACCATTATGAAAGATTTCGTAGATGATGTTAATATTAGTGATCAGCCGTTTCCGGAGCTTTCGGTGTTGTCTCCCGAATTGAAAAAAGTATTGCGCAGTGAACCGCCTGAAGGTTTGACCCAGTTTATTTTTACCGGGTTATTCATTTGTCACTTCCGTTATTTAAGTAACATCCTGCAGGAAAGTGAACAATTTTCCGAGCATCGTTTCTGGGGCATTGTACGTGAGGAAATCCTGTCTTACCAGCGAAGTTTTCCGCATTTAAAAGAACGATTCAAGCTATTTGATTTGCTGCGTCCGACATTCACAAAGCTGGCACTCAATCGAAACCGTATGTTTGATTATGGCTATGAAGACGGAGATGACCGCCCACATGCGAGTGAGTTTGGAAAAGTTTCTAATGCCCTTTATGAAGTTGCGTCTGAAACAATAATGTAA